From Novosphingobium decolorationis, one genomic window encodes:
- the rpsS gene encoding 30S ribosomal protein S19, which translates to MARSVWKGPFVDLYLLKKAEVAQDAGNRAGPIKTWSRRSTILPQFVGLTFNVYNGHKFIPVSVNEDMVGHKFGEFAPTRSFPGHAADKKGKR; encoded by the coding sequence ATGGCACGTTCCGTCTGGAAAGGCCCCTTCGTCGACCTGTACCTTCTCAAGAAGGCTGAGGTCGCGCAGGATGCCGGCAACCGCGCTGGTCCGATCAAGACCTGGTCGCGTCGCAGCACCATCCTTCCGCAGTTCGTTGGTCTGACGTTCAACGTCTACAACGGGCACAAGTTCATCCCGGTCTCGGTCAACGAGGACATGGTCGGCCACAAGTTCGGTGAATTCGCGCCTACGCGTTCGTTCCCCGGCCACGCTGCCGACAAGAAGGGCAAGCGCTAA